A genomic window from Lotus japonicus ecotype B-129 chromosome 1, LjGifu_v1.2 includes:
- the LOC130731176 gene encoding uncharacterized protein LOC130731176, whose translation MPFILSDNQFAFTKGRHIADCILVANEIVDAMKKHRDGGILVKLDFAKAYDNIDWAFMLNLLEDMGFGGRWIKWMEECVSTTSLAVLVNGSPTDFFKIEKGLRLGDPWGTLYPLYCSTYVSMASRAC comes from the coding sequence ATGCCATTTATCCTATCCGACAACCAATTTGCCTTTACTAAAGGAAGACATATTGCTGATTGTATCCTAGTTGCTAATGAAATAGTCGATGCTATGAAAAAGCACCGAGATGGAGGCATCCTTGTGAAGTTGGATTTTGCCAAGGCCTATGACAACATCGATTGGGCTTTTATGTTAAATCTTCTTGAAGACATGGGTTTTGGTGGTCGTTGGATCAAATGGATGGAGGAATGTGTTTCAACAACTTCTTTGGCGGTACTTGTGAATGGTTCCCCAACTGACTTCTTCAAGATTGAGAAAGGTCTTCGTCTGGGGGACCCCTGGGGGACCCTCTATCCCCTCTATTGTTCAACATATGTGTCAATGGCTTCTCGTGCATGTTAA